In Tripterygium wilfordii isolate XIE 37 chromosome 15, ASM1340144v1, whole genome shotgun sequence, one DNA window encodes the following:
- the LOC120016127 gene encoding WRKY transcription factor 72B-like — protein MEDDFKEDRRVDDPDSSSHKEEKVGTKRQYSENDDVKPSSSSKQNNLSHTKQDDQVLESARAEMGEVREENQRLKMRLDRIMKDYQTLQMQFHDIVQHDHQPKKLTTNPNNPHLEIEEPDQLVSPSLRRFSCDVRKDDEKKKSSSIEKNAIREDHHEQIDYRDGLNLGLGCKFEASKSDASDPPNSSFEEQQKDDAADTNWIPNKVLKTSKSVGGDDEVLQQNPVKKTRVSVRARCDASTMNDGCQWRKYGQKISKGNPCPRAYYRCTIAPSCPVRKQVQRCAEDMSILITTYEGTHNHPLPISATAMASTTSAAASMLLSGSSSRSQAGPGPSTTAADLHGLNNYYQSAADAYKSSQFYIPGSSFSSSSHNSHPTITLDLTSFPPSSLSSYNSLSHFNRFSSIPKFSSTNLNFSSSESSTMPWSNNGSSFLSYNRNQIGFLSNSYQNYMHKNNINPIIRPPPPSPQQQQFLQESTIAAATKAITADPSFQSALAAALTKIIGDTNGADQRGNNNGCGLTTYLNNNTSSTNLHQPGGGLSFVAPASLPFSIPRSSAASKAENGDQTN, from the exons ATGGAGGACGATTTTAAGGAAGATAGAAGGGTTGATGATCCTGATAGTTCGAGTCACAAGGAGGAGAAG GTTGGAACGAAAAGACAATACAGTGAAAACGACGACGTAAAgccatcttcttcatcaaaacaaaacaatttaaGCCACACCAAGCAG gatgatcaagtacTTGAATCAGCCAGAGCAGAAATGGGAGAGGTTAGAGAAGAGAATCAGAGGCTTAAAATGCGCTTGGATAGGATAATGAAGGATTACCAGACCCTTCAAATGCAATTCCACGACATTGTTCAACATGATCATCAACCAAAGAAACTCACTACAAACCCTAACAATCCTCATCTAGAGATCGAAGAACCTGATCAGCTTGTCTCGCCAAGCCTCAGACGGTTTTCTTGCGATGTAAGGAAGGATGAcgagaagaagaaaagctcaAGCATTGAGAAGAATGCTATTAGGGAGGATCATCATGAACAAATTGATTATCGAGATGGATTGAATCTTGGACTGGGATGCAAGtttgaagcatcaaagtcagATGCAAGTGATCCTCCAAACAGTAGTTTTGAAGAACAACAAAAGGACGACGCCGCGGATACTAATTGGATTCCTAATAAAGTTCTCAAGACAAGTAAAAGTGTTGGAGGAGACGATGAAGTTTTGCAACAAAACCCTGTCAAGAAAACTAGGGTTTCTGTTAGAGCTAGATGTGATGCCTCAACG ATGAATGATGGATGCCAGTGGAGGAAATATGGACAAAAGATCTCAAAGGGAAACCCTTGTCCTCGCGCTTATTATCGTTGTACTATTGCACCATCGTGCCCCGTAAGAAAACAG gTTCAAAGATGTGCTGAAGACATGTCAATCTTAATCACAACATATGAAGGAACTCACAACCACCCACTTCCAATCTCCGCAACGGCAATGGCTTCCACCACCTCTGCGGCCGCCTCTATGCTATTATCCGGCTCATCCTCCCGCTCCCAAGCCGGCCCCGGCCCTTCCACAACCGCAGCCGATCTTCATGGACTCAATAATTACTATCAATCAGCAGCTGATGCATACAAGTCCAGCCAATTCTACATTCCTGGttcttcattctcatcttcatcACACAATTCACACCCAACAATCACTCTTGACCTCACTTCATTCCcaccatcatcattatcatcatataATTCACTCTCCCACTTCAATAGATTCTCTTCAATCCCTAaattttcttccacaaatcttaacTTTAGTTCCTCTGAATCTTCCACAATGCCATGGAGCAACAATGGGTCGTCATTCCTCAGCTATAATAGGAACCAAATTGGATTTCTTAGTAATAGTTACCAAAACTACATGCACAAGAACAACATTAATCCAATAATAAGACCTCCTCCTCCCTCTCCTCAACAACAACAATTCTTGCAAGAGAGTACTATTGCCGCGGCGACTAAGGCAATCACAGCTGACCCAAGTTTCCAATCAGCATTGGCAGCCGCTCTTACGAAGATCATCGGTGATACTAACGGCGCGGATCAAAGAGGCAATAATAATGGATGTGGATTAACAACTTACTTGAACAATAATACATCTTCAACTAATCTTCATCAGCCAGGAGGAGGTTTATCGTTTGTGGCTCCAGCTTCACTCCCATTTTCCATCCCTAGGAGTTCAGCTGCTTCTAAGGCAGAAAATGGAGACCAAACCAATTGA
- the LOC120016164 gene encoding tRNase Z TRZ1 isoform X2 translates to MERKIKNLNSEEKQPEEPRKGNKRDKEVLKIEGYPVEGLSIAGHETCVIFPSLNLAFDIGRCPQRAISQDFLFISHGHMDHIGGLPMYVATRGLYRMKPPTIFVPTAIKEDVEKLFEVHRKMDGSELNHNLVGLDWGEEFHLRKDLKVRAFKTYHVIQSQGYLVSSVKHKLKQEYLGLSGNEIKNLKTSGVEITYTITTPEIAFTGDTMSDFIIDQTNVDVLKSTFVDSSVSVEQARDYGHTHLSEIVNYAERLENQAILLIHFSARYALEEIQKAVSMLPPPLAGRVFALTEGF, encoded by the exons ATGGagagaaaaatcaaaaacctGAATTCAGAAGAGAAGCAACCAGAGGAGCCGAGGAAAGGCAACAAGAGAGATAAAGAAGTACTGAAAATAGAGGGATACCCGGTCGAAGGACTGTCCATAGCCGGTCACGAGACCTGCGTCATCTTCCCTAGTCTGAATTTAGCTTTCGACATCGGTCGCTGCCCCCAGCGTGCTATCTCCCAGGACTTCCTCTTTATCTCTCATGGTCATATGGATCACATT GGTGGACTGCCCATGTATGTTGCAACCCGTGGCCTATATAGGATGAAGCCCCCAACAATTTTCGTGCCAACTGCTATTAAAGAAGATGTGGAAAAACTATTTGAGGTGCATAGGAAAATGGACGGATCAGAGCTGAACCACAATCTGGTTGGCTTGGATTGGG GAGAAGAGTTCCATTTAAGAAAGGACCTCAAAGTGAGAGCATTCAAGACTTACCATGTCATACAAAGCCAG GGCTACTTAGTTTCCTCCGTGAAACATAAACTTAAGCAGGAGTATCTTGGCCTGTCTGGGAACGAGATTAAGAACTTGAAGACATCAGGTGTGGAG ATTACATACACCATAACAACCCCTGAAATTGCTTTCACTGGTGACACTATGTCCGACTTCATTATCGATCAGACAAATGTCGATGTTCTAAAG AGCACATTTGTTGATAGCTCAGTATCAGTGGAGCAGGCAAGGGATTATGGACACACTCATTTGTCTGAG ATTGTTAATTATGCAGAAAGGCTTGAGAACCAAGCAATTCTTCTGATTCATTTTTCTGCTCGTTATGCATTAGAG GAAATCCAAAAGGCTGTGTCTATGTTGCCTCCACCTTTGGCAGGCCGAGTTTTTGCGCTGACTGAGGGTTTTTGA
- the LOC120016164 gene encoding tRNase Z TRZ1 isoform X1, with protein sequence MERKIKNLNSEEKQPEEPRKGNKRDKEVLKIEGYPVEGLSIAGHETCVIFPSLNLAFDIGRCPQRAISQDFLFISHGHMDHIGGLPMYVATRGLYRMKPPTIFVPTAIKEDVEKLFEVHRKMDGSELNHNLVGLDWGEEFHLRKDLKVRAFKTYHVIQSQGYLVSSVKHKLKQEYLGLSGNEIKNLKTSGVEITYTITTPEIAFTGDTMSDFIIDQTNVDVLKARILVLESTFVDSSVSVEQARDYGHTHLSEIVNYAERLENQAILLIHFSARYALEEIQKAVSMLPPPLAGRVFALTEGF encoded by the exons ATGGagagaaaaatcaaaaacctGAATTCAGAAGAGAAGCAACCAGAGGAGCCGAGGAAAGGCAACAAGAGAGATAAAGAAGTACTGAAAATAGAGGGATACCCGGTCGAAGGACTGTCCATAGCCGGTCACGAGACCTGCGTCATCTTCCCTAGTCTGAATTTAGCTTTCGACATCGGTCGCTGCCCCCAGCGTGCTATCTCCCAGGACTTCCTCTTTATCTCTCATGGTCATATGGATCACATT GGTGGACTGCCCATGTATGTTGCAACCCGTGGCCTATATAGGATGAAGCCCCCAACAATTTTCGTGCCAACTGCTATTAAAGAAGATGTGGAAAAACTATTTGAGGTGCATAGGAAAATGGACGGATCAGAGCTGAACCACAATCTGGTTGGCTTGGATTGGG GAGAAGAGTTCCATTTAAGAAAGGACCTCAAAGTGAGAGCATTCAAGACTTACCATGTCATACAAAGCCAG GGCTACTTAGTTTCCTCCGTGAAACATAAACTTAAGCAGGAGTATCTTGGCCTGTCTGGGAACGAGATTAAGAACTTGAAGACATCAGGTGTGGAG ATTACATACACCATAACAACCCCTGAAATTGCTTTCACTGGTGACACTATGTCCGACTTCATTATCGATCAGACAAATGTCGATGTTCTAAAGGCAAGGATTCTTGTTCTAGAG AGCACATTTGTTGATAGCTCAGTATCAGTGGAGCAGGCAAGGGATTATGGACACACTCATTTGTCTGAG ATTGTTAATTATGCAGAAAGGCTTGAGAACCAAGCAATTCTTCTGATTCATTTTTCTGCTCGTTATGCATTAGAG GAAATCCAAAAGGCTGTGTCTATGTTGCCTCCACCTTTGGCAGGCCGAGTTTTTGCGCTGACTGAGGGTTTTTGA
- the LOC120016163 gene encoding uncharacterized protein LOC120016163 isoform X2, whose amino-acid sequence MDHQWRPRQVLGTICPVCAVSHFPFCAPPPHPHPPGPLPYQPDPRMFPPQHDHYRPPFDPYNAPVGMDRNLNSMYNYGGSNGYPDEFDRSYKRPRVGESGSGSLMNENHLNYQNQAGFSLEDERRLKLIREHGSASGGGDPEFDVNCARGDVGPIPPRNGQYLGREEAYGQQLYSIEDGFNREEHLQSRHALLERSYETAASRDSQHIQPHYFHRNNWQDYDSQMQMPSYVGGPSIGNHNMAAITQYSSPNITELRGRLPPLPTQRPPPPPPPPPPALVPTSWVFDGQPPLPASPPPPIPPVDLPAHPSSEFKAYSSSPNKSFPLFPVTFTSSPMAHSSYPPVPNASTGAVVEEFQEFNKAPLKQLSPAKPKVIDASHLFKLPYRATRPDHFVVILRGLPGSGKSYVAKMMRDLEVENGGTAPRIHSMDDYFMTEVEKVEDGDASKSSTSIRGKKATTVKKVMEYCYEPEMEEAYRASMLKAFKKTLEEGIFMFVIVDDRNLRVADFAQFWAIAKRLGYEVYIAEATYKDPAGCAARNVHGFTLDDIQKMAAQWEEAPSLYVQLDIKVDMDMEDGNSDNDPSGPQEKRSKKATLPYTGVDVPDGSGRRWDAEGDQRTQKVKDLGRSKWSNDLDEDGAEGSESAKHNLNALPGPIKSYSKHQKSVRWSDQAGNTGFSIGAAKQASVPSLVIGPGVGYNLKSNPFPEDIPPLGHSTGKSKKQSIFQERLREEQESFRSVFDRRRHRIGGLDLEE is encoded by the exons ATGGATCATCAATGGCGTCCACGACAAGTCCTCGGTACAATCTGTCCAGTTTGCGCAGTTTCTCACTTCCCCTTCTGTGCTCCACCACCTCACCCTCATCCTCCTGGTCCTCTTCCGTATCAACCCGACCCTAGAATGTTCCCTCCGCAGCACGATCATTACCGACCTCCATTCGATCCTTATAACGCGCCAGTTGGTATGGATCGGAATCTAAATTCGATGTACAATTATGGTGGTAGCAATGGTTATCCGGATGAATTTGATAGAAGCTATAAGAGGCCTAGGGTTGGTGAGAGCGGTTCTGGTTCATTGATGAATGAAAACCATCTAAATTATCAAAATCAAGCTGGATTTTCATTGGAGGATGAGCGTAGATTGAAGCTAATTCGCGAACACGGATCTGCTAGTGGTGGAGGCGACCCTGAATTTGATGTGAACTGTGCTAGGGGCGATGTTGGGCCAATACCCCCGAGGAATGGGCAATATTTGGGGAGAGAAGAAGCTTATGGACAACAACTATATTCCATCGAGGATGGGTTTAACCGTGAAGAACACCTACAATCTCGACATGCTTTACTAGAGAGATCTTATGAAACAGCAGCATCTCGCGATTCACAACATATTCAACCTCATTATTTTCATAGAAACAACTGGCAAGATTATGACTCGCAAATGCAGATGCCCAGTTATGTCGGAGGGCCGTCAATTGGGAATCACAACATGGCTGCAATTACTCAATATAGTTCACCGAATATTACTGAACTGCGGGGTCGTCTACCGCCATTACCAACACAACGTCCaccgccgccgccgccaccaccaccacctgccCTGGTTCCAACTAGTTGGGTATTTGATGGGCAACCTCCTCTTCCTGCTTCTCCGCCTCCACCTATCCCACCTGTGGATCTCCCAGCACACCCTTCTTCAGAGTTCAAAGCATACTCCTCGTCCCCTAACAagtcatttcctttgtttccTGTCACTTTCACTTCATCCCCAATGGCTCATTCATCATATCCACCAGTACCTAATGCTTCTACTGGAGCTGTTGTGGAG GAATTCCAAGAATTTAACAAGGCTCCTCTGAAGCAACTATCTCCAGCAAAGCCTAAAGTTATTGATGCTTCGCACTTGTTTAAGTTGCCGTATCGAGCTACCCGGCCGGATCATTTTGTAGTAATCCTTCGAGGGCTGCCAG GTAGTGGAAAGAGCTACGTAGCAAAGATGATGCGTGACCTTGAGGTTGAAAATGGTGGTACTGCTCCACGTATTCACTCTATGGACGATTATTTCATGACTGAAGTTGAAAAG GTTGAGGATGGTGATGCTTCAAAATCTTCTACATCCATCAGAGGCAAGAAGGCTACTACAGTGAAAAAAGTGATGGAGTATTGCTATGAGCCAGAAATGGAGGAG GCTTACCGCGCAAGCATGTTGAAAGCGTTCAAGAAGACTCTTGAGGAGGGGATTTTCATGTTTGTAATTG TGGATGACCGCAATCTGCGGGTAGCTGATTTTGCTCAGTTTTGGGCAATTGCAAAG AGATTGGGCTATGAAGTTTATATAGCAGAAGCCACATACAAAGACCCTGCG GGCTGTGCAGCTAGGAATGTGCATGGTTTTACCCTAGATGATATACAAAAGATGGCCGCACAATGGGAAGAAGCTCCATCCTTGTACGTGCAACTTGATATCAAG GTAGACATGGACATGGAAGATGGGAATTCTGACAATGATCCATCTGGTCCGCAAGAAAAAAGGTCTAAGAAGGCTACTTTACCTTATACAGGAGTTGACGTGCCTGATG GTTCTGGGAGGAGATGGGATGCTGAAGGCGACCAACGAACACAGAAAGTGAAAGATTTGGGCAGAAGCAAATGGTCAAATGATTTAGATGAAGATGGTGCAGAAGGATCTGAAAGTGCAAAGCATAATTTAAATGCTCTTCCTGGGCCAATTAAATCATACAGTAAGCATCAGAAATCTGTGCGCTGGAGTGACCAG GCTGGAAACACTGGATTCTCAATAGGTGCAGCAAAGCAAGCAAGTGTGCCTTCTTTAGTGATTGGGCCGGGTGTTGGATACAACTTG AAGTCTAACCCATTTCCTGAAGATATACCCCCATTAGGTCACAGCACAGGCAAGTCTAAGAAGCAGAGCATATTCCAGGAGCGACTGCGTGAAGAGCAAGAGTCCTTCAGATCTGTTTTTGACAGGAGACGGCATCGGATTGGTGGACTTGATTTGGAAGAGTGA
- the LOC120016163 gene encoding uncharacterized protein LOC120016163 isoform X1: MDHQWRPRQVLGTICPVCAVSHFPFCAPPPHPHPPGPLPYQPDPRMFPPQHDHYRPPFDPYNAPVGMDRNLNSMYNYGGSNGYPDEFDRSYKRPRVGESGSGSLMNENHLNYQNQAGFSLEDERRLKLIREHGSASGGGDPEFDVNCARGDVGPIPPRNGQYLGREEAYGQQLYSIEDGFNREEHLQSRHALLERSYETAASRDSQHIQPHYFHRNNWQDYDSQMQMPSYVGGPSIGNHNMAAITQYSSPNITELRGRLPPLPTQRPPPPPPPPPPALVPTSWVFDGQPPLPASPPPPIPPVDLPAHPSSEFKAYSSSPNKSFPLFPVTFTSSPMAHSSYPPVPNASTGAVVEEFQEFNKAPLKQLSPAKPKVIDASHLFKLPYRATRPDHFVVILRGLPGSGKSYVAKMMRDLEVENGGTAPRIHSMDDYFMTEVEKVEDGDASKSSTSIRGKKATTVKKVMEYCYEPEMEEAYRASMLKAFKKTLEEGIFMFVIVDDRNLRVADFAQFWAIAKRLGYEVYIAEATYKDPAGCAARNVHGFTLDDIQKMAAQWEEAPSLYVQLDIKSLLHGDELKESGIQEVDMDMEDGNSDNDPSGPQEKRSKKATLPYTGVDVPDGSGRRWDAEGDQRTQKVKDLGRSKWSNDLDEDGAEGSESAKHNLNALPGPIKSYSKHQKSVRWSDQAGNTGFSIGAAKQASVPSLVIGPGVGYNLKSNPFPEDIPPLGHSTGKSKKQSIFQERLREEQESFRSVFDRRRHRIGGLDLEE, from the exons ATGGATCATCAATGGCGTCCACGACAAGTCCTCGGTACAATCTGTCCAGTTTGCGCAGTTTCTCACTTCCCCTTCTGTGCTCCACCACCTCACCCTCATCCTCCTGGTCCTCTTCCGTATCAACCCGACCCTAGAATGTTCCCTCCGCAGCACGATCATTACCGACCTCCATTCGATCCTTATAACGCGCCAGTTGGTATGGATCGGAATCTAAATTCGATGTACAATTATGGTGGTAGCAATGGTTATCCGGATGAATTTGATAGAAGCTATAAGAGGCCTAGGGTTGGTGAGAGCGGTTCTGGTTCATTGATGAATGAAAACCATCTAAATTATCAAAATCAAGCTGGATTTTCATTGGAGGATGAGCGTAGATTGAAGCTAATTCGCGAACACGGATCTGCTAGTGGTGGAGGCGACCCTGAATTTGATGTGAACTGTGCTAGGGGCGATGTTGGGCCAATACCCCCGAGGAATGGGCAATATTTGGGGAGAGAAGAAGCTTATGGACAACAACTATATTCCATCGAGGATGGGTTTAACCGTGAAGAACACCTACAATCTCGACATGCTTTACTAGAGAGATCTTATGAAACAGCAGCATCTCGCGATTCACAACATATTCAACCTCATTATTTTCATAGAAACAACTGGCAAGATTATGACTCGCAAATGCAGATGCCCAGTTATGTCGGAGGGCCGTCAATTGGGAATCACAACATGGCTGCAATTACTCAATATAGTTCACCGAATATTACTGAACTGCGGGGTCGTCTACCGCCATTACCAACACAACGTCCaccgccgccgccgccaccaccaccacctgccCTGGTTCCAACTAGTTGGGTATTTGATGGGCAACCTCCTCTTCCTGCTTCTCCGCCTCCACCTATCCCACCTGTGGATCTCCCAGCACACCCTTCTTCAGAGTTCAAAGCATACTCCTCGTCCCCTAACAagtcatttcctttgtttccTGTCACTTTCACTTCATCCCCAATGGCTCATTCATCATATCCACCAGTACCTAATGCTTCTACTGGAGCTGTTGTGGAG GAATTCCAAGAATTTAACAAGGCTCCTCTGAAGCAACTATCTCCAGCAAAGCCTAAAGTTATTGATGCTTCGCACTTGTTTAAGTTGCCGTATCGAGCTACCCGGCCGGATCATTTTGTAGTAATCCTTCGAGGGCTGCCAG GTAGTGGAAAGAGCTACGTAGCAAAGATGATGCGTGACCTTGAGGTTGAAAATGGTGGTACTGCTCCACGTATTCACTCTATGGACGATTATTTCATGACTGAAGTTGAAAAG GTTGAGGATGGTGATGCTTCAAAATCTTCTACATCCATCAGAGGCAAGAAGGCTACTACAGTGAAAAAAGTGATGGAGTATTGCTATGAGCCAGAAATGGAGGAG GCTTACCGCGCAAGCATGTTGAAAGCGTTCAAGAAGACTCTTGAGGAGGGGATTTTCATGTTTGTAATTG TGGATGACCGCAATCTGCGGGTAGCTGATTTTGCTCAGTTTTGGGCAATTGCAAAG AGATTGGGCTATGAAGTTTATATAGCAGAAGCCACATACAAAGACCCTGCG GGCTGTGCAGCTAGGAATGTGCATGGTTTTACCCTAGATGATATACAAAAGATGGCCGCACAATGGGAAGAAGCTCCATCCTTGTACGTGCAACTTGATATCAAG TCATTATTACATGGGGATGAACTGAAAGAAAGTGGGATCCAAGAG GTAGACATGGACATGGAAGATGGGAATTCTGACAATGATCCATCTGGTCCGCAAGAAAAAAGGTCTAAGAAGGCTACTTTACCTTATACAGGAGTTGACGTGCCTGATG GTTCTGGGAGGAGATGGGATGCTGAAGGCGACCAACGAACACAGAAAGTGAAAGATTTGGGCAGAAGCAAATGGTCAAATGATTTAGATGAAGATGGTGCAGAAGGATCTGAAAGTGCAAAGCATAATTTAAATGCTCTTCCTGGGCCAATTAAATCATACAGTAAGCATCAGAAATCTGTGCGCTGGAGTGACCAG GCTGGAAACACTGGATTCTCAATAGGTGCAGCAAAGCAAGCAAGTGTGCCTTCTTTAGTGATTGGGCCGGGTGTTGGATACAACTTG AAGTCTAACCCATTTCCTGAAGATATACCCCCATTAGGTCACAGCACAGGCAAGTCTAAGAAGCAGAGCATATTCCAGGAGCGACTGCGTGAAGAGCAAGAGTCCTTCAGATCTGTTTTTGACAGGAGACGGCATCGGATTGGTGGACTTGATTTGGAAGAGTGA
- the LOC120016763 gene encoding pectate lyase-like: MDAVKPCRLLSAVVLVVACLIQFIGAQNIAHFDEVWQKRAHEAKKASQAAYHPNPSEVTNQLNHHIHQTYKGHNNTRRHLRKYEGQCLATNPIDRCWRCDKNWAQNRKKLAGCALGFGRRATGGKDGKFYTVTDPSDNDLVNPKPGTLRHAVTRPEPLWIIFAHHMVIRLSEELIVTSHKTIDGRGAQVFIINGGQITLQFVKNIIIHSLHIRDIKAGNGGTIRDSIDHFGSRTRSDGDGISIYGSSDIWIDHISMSNCMDGMIDVIMASTAITISNCHFTHHNDVMLFGGSDSYSDDQVMQITLVFNHFGQGLVQRMPRCRWGFIHVVNNDYTHWLMYAIGGSKNPTILSQGNRFIAPPNKNCKEVTKRDYSPESVWKSWNWRSEGDLMMNGAFFVQSGRPVKPPNKKDMIKAKPGTFVTRLTRFSGTLNCAPNKPC, encoded by the exons ATGGATGCTGTTAAGCCATGCAGATTGTTATCAGCAGTTGTTCTTGTTGTAGCATGCCTAATTCAATTCATTGGAGCTCAAAATATTGCTCATTTTGATGAGGTGTGGCAGAAGAGAGCTCATGAAGCCAAGAAGGCCTCTCAAGCAGCCTACCACCCAAATCCTTCAGAAGTTACCAATCAATTGAATCATCACATCCACCA GACCTATAAAGGACACAACAACACAAGAAGGCACCTACGCAAATACGAAGGGCAATGCTTGGCCACAAACCCCATCGACCGGTGCTGGAGATGTGATAAAAACTGGGCTCAAAACCGCAAGAAACTAGCCGGTTGTGCGCTAGGGTTTGGCCGAAGGGCTACTGGAGGCAAGGATGGGAAATTCTACACGGTCACGGACCCATCAGACAATGACCTGGTGAACCCTAAACCAGGCACCCTGCGCCACGCAGTGACTCGCCCGGAGCCACTTTGGATCATATTTGCCCATCATATGGTGATCAGGTTGAGCGAAGAGCTCATCGTGACCAGTCACAAGACCATTGATGGGCGTGGGGCTCAAGTGTTCATTATCAATGGTGGACAAATCACTcttcaatttgtgaagaatatCATCATCCACAGCCTCCACATCCGCGATATTAAGGCTGGTAATGGTGGCACAATCAGAGACTCCATTGACCACTTCGGCTCCCGAACACGTAGTGATGGAGATGGAATCTCAATATACGGATCCTCTGACATTTGGATTGATCACATTTCCATGTCTAATTGCATGGATGGAATGATAGATGTGATAATGGCGTCCACTGCCATTACCATATCTAACTGCCATTTCACACACCATAACGAT GTGATGCTGTTTGGTGGAAGTGACAGCTATTCAGATGATCAAGTGATGCAGATAACCCTTGTATTCAACCACTTTGGGCAGGGATTGGTGCAAAGGATGCCCAGGTGCCGATGGGGATTCATCCATGTTGTGAACAATGACTACACTCATTGGCTCATGTATGCCATTGGTGGCAGCAAAAACCCCACCATTCTTAGCCAGGGTAACCGCTTCATTGCACCCCCAAATAAAAATTGCAAAGAG GTGACAAAGAGAGACTATTCACCTGAAAGTGTCTGGAAGTCATGGAATTGGAGATCAGAGGGAGATCTGATGATGAACGGAGCCTTCTTTGTTCAATCTGGAAGACCTGTCAAACCTCCAAACAAGAAGGATATGATCAAGGCAAAGCCTGGGACATTTGTGACCAGGCTTACTCGCTTTTCAGGCACTCTTAACTGTGCTCCAAACAAGCCATGCTAG
- the LOC119979949 gene encoding inactive protein RESTRICTED TEV MOVEMENT 2-like, protein MADAQKRGEFRERERSHNSLVEQIVPSSAWTEDSYCHYLLVDIPGFKKEEVKLHIDDSGNVIVSGERLVKDDKFIIFEQTFKIPDNSDADQISGKFDGEILHVTVPKKPIKKHEEEPRTANVEAKNAQKHGKDGQVDKDHHQQQEQVKEKKAKKVDHHFKDGFPKEIIEKWGLEDGSELVAVAMEMVKKHKGIVITAALAFSLGCFVGRKFQ, encoded by the exons ATGGCAGATGCTCAAAAAAGAGGGGAGTTCAGAGAAAGAGAGCGGTCCCACAACTCCCTGGTTGAACAGATTGTTCCTTCTTCTGCTTGGACCGAGGATTCTTACTGTCATTATCTCCTTGTTGATATTCCTG GTTTCAAGAAGGAAGAAGTGAAGCTTCATATTGACGATTCAGGCAACGTAATAGTTAGTGGAGAAAGACTAGTGAAGGATGACAAGTTCATAATTTTCGAACAAACGTTCAAGATTCCAGATAACTCAGATGCTGATCAAATTAGTGGCAAATTTGACGGCGAAATCCTCCATGTTACAGTCCCTAAAAAACCCATCAAGAAGCACGAAGAAGAACCCCGAACCGCGAATGTTGAAGCAAAGAATGCACAGAAACATGGTAAGGACGGACAAGTAGATAaagatcatcatcaacaacaggAGCAAgtgaaagaaaagaaggcaaAGAAAGTTGATCATCATTTCAAAGATGGTTTCCCTAAAGAGATTATAGAGAAATGGGGATTAGAAGATGGTAGTGAATTAGTGGCAGTTGCCATGGAAATGGTCAAGAAACACAAGGGGATTGTGATTACTGCTGCCTTAGCATTTTCACTTGGATGCTTTGTTGGTCGTAAGTTCCAGTGA